The following nucleotide sequence is from Cercospora beticola chromosome 2, complete sequence.
CTGAGAGGCGGCTGTCTGTGCATAGCCACGCTAGAGGATCGAACAAAAGATATCGCCGCTTGTGTGCGCAAATTTCAGACCAATATGCTCGTGATTTCGTCTTCGGTAGCGGCAGCGCAGGATCCTGCTCAATTTGTCCCTCGACAGAGATTATTAATGGGCGCAGAATCGCTACCTTCACACACCGCGAAAGCGTGGGCAGCATCGCACGACAATTGCAATGGATATGGCTCGACCGAAACGAATACAGTAGCTACCTGCTGTCCAATCAACAGTACTGAGTCCGTGAAGAATGTGGGACGTGGAGCAGCTCATCAGTACTGGGTTGTCGATGCCTTGGATTATAATCGTCTCTTGCCACCTGGCTGGCTTGGAGAAGTGATCGTCGAAGGTCACGCACTTGCTGCTGAGTATCTGGGCAATCCTGAAGCCACGAACAAAGCCTTTCCTCCTGTACCAAGATGGGTTCCGATGGTGCGTGGTCAGAAGCCATGCACAACTAGATTCTTCAGAACAGGTGACCTCGGAAGGATAGCCGAAGACGGTGGCCTCGAAGTTCATGGACGTACGGATCCATTGCAGGTCAAGCTGCGAGGTCAGAGAATCGAGCTGGGCGAAATAGAGGCAGTCACCATTcagagcttcgagaagacgCCTCTTGTGGCTGAACTCATTCATCCTAAAGGCCAGGATCGACCCTCTATTGCTCTCTTCTTTGTCGCTACGACTTGGGTTGAGGCGCTTGGAGatgacttcttcgagaagagtATTTCTTTGAGCGAGAGTCAGAGATTGCAATTAGAACAGGTCAGGGAAAGCCTAGTGAAAGCATGGGACGACTCTCTGCCAGCCTACATGAAACCTTCTTATCTTGTGCCACTGTCCAAGCTGCCGCGCACGCAGACTGGAAAGCTCGACAGGAAAGGTCTCCGAGAAATGGCATCACGGTATGAGGCGGCTGATATAAGCAGTTTGTCCACAAGACAGAATGCCTTACGAAGCTCGGGACAGCCGAGCGTGGAAATCGATGACCGAGTCCGCGATGCTGTTTGTCAGGTCCTGTCTATCGCGCCCGACCAGCTGGATGGTCGCTCTGCTTTTACAGTATTGGGCGGAGACTCACTGGGCGCGATTGAGCTAGCTCAAGAGTTGCGGTGTCGTGGCCTCTTGATCTCTCCGGCGGACATCATCAGAGCAGACAGCCTGCAATCTCTTACTGAGTATGCTGAGGAGAATGCGGCTGTCACCAATGGCGACAGGCATGCTATGGATGTGACAATCGATGGAATTGAGCGAGACCATTTGCTTCAGAGGCTTCATCTGTCCGCCGACCAGGTAAAGGAAGTTCTACCTACCACAGACTCGCAAAGCCGCGCGATCAAGCTTGCCACAGGCCCGGAAAGGTCGTTCGTGTATCACTTTATCCTCGATCTCTCTGGCACGGTTGACAATGCCAAGCTTGAGAGCAGTCTACAGAGGCTGGTAGCTCGACACGATATTCTTCGGACGCTGTTCACCGACTTGGATGGCCAGATCTTGCAGGTTGTCCTCAACGAGGCTCAGGATATTCCGCAATTCAAGAATGTCGAGAGTCGATCGGCACTGCAATCGACCATCGACGAATTGACTGCAGGCGACGTTCTGATTGATCGGGTGCCCACCAAAATCTTTGTACTGTTGGTCGAGAATACTGCAAAATGTCTGGTATTCCGCTTATCCCATGCTCAGTTTGATGGACTATCAATCCCTAATTTATGGTCCAGTCTGCAACAATGTTACGATGATCAAAATACACCTCCTGCTCCAGAATATTCGAGTTACATCAAGGAGATACTCGGGGCAGATCCAAAGCCGGCGATCGAATATTACACACAGCTTCTCCGGGACGTACCATTTACCGACCTCGTCAAGAGGGAGACAAAAGATCATGAGCCACAGAATTGTCATCGGCATGCAATCTTGATGTTGAAGCAAAGCGTTGGCTATACAGCAGCCACTGTGTTCGAAGCTGCGTGGAGTTACGTCCTCGCTTCAGCTTCGGCATGTCGTGCCGTTGCTTTCGACCAGGTCGTCTCTGGACGGCAGCTTTCGCCCCACTCAAATGTCGACGTTCGCAACCTTGTCGGTGCTTGTCTGAACGATGTTCCCGTTGTGGTGAAGCATCTGCCCAGACAAACGGTACATATGTTGATGAAGCAGATCCAGGACGAGCGAGCTGCGTCTGCCAAATACGAAACACTCGGCTTCACCAAGATCTTGGGCACATGCACACCGGATCACTGGCCGGCAGACGCGAGGATGACAAGCAGCGTCCAGTATCGAGGTTTCGAAGAGAGGAAAAGCTTTCAGCTCGGCGATGCCAATTGCGAGGCCAGCATGGTTGAGCGAAGTATGGACCTCGAGGACCTAACTGTTGTGGTGACACCgcagcgaggagaagagtCCTACAGCTATGATGTTGAATTCCTCTTCTCGGACAGAGTGGTTAGTCACGAGCAAGCTGATCATTGGTTTCAACAGTTCATACGAGCCTTTGAAGCATTTACATCCGACGATGCTCCGGAGAAAGAGGTGGAAATACTGCTAGGATGTATCGCTAAGGACTAATCACTACATCTTAGCTAGCCTTGCTCTTGGATCGACTTGTGCTTTGTCATGTTGTGCAGACGCCAGAATCTCATCATTCATATCCCTCATTTCTGCCATAATGGTAGCGAATCTGTTGCCAATCTGCACCACACGAGCTTCAATCGTGACCCTGGACCCTACAGGCACAGGTCTGTAGTACGAGATCGACAAGTTCCTGCTCACTCCGTGAAATTCCCAAAATCCCTTTCGGGCTTTTGGGGCTACAGCCATTGACGTGGTCATGTCGAAGATCAAGGCTGTAGCTGCCCCATGCAGCTGACCGATCGCCGAGCACATCTCCGGCTTGATCGATACGGAGTATCTTGCGACTGGTAGTGATTTGGACGGCCCCGAGTCTGCAAGCTCAGGATCGACCGAGACCACTTGCAGGTTCTTCACCATCACAAGCTCTTCAAATGCCTATTTTGGACGACACAAGGTTGATCAGTTGACGTGGCTGCACCTGAGTTGCGTGATACTTACCTCATGTCGAGAGGTGTCCGCTaccctgcttcttctggcgTAGGACTCAATCTGGTAATTGACGCGGTCAAGAGAGCTGTGCATGTCGATTCGCGTAAGAACGCCATCTGGCAGATTCTGTAATTGAGAAACCATGATTCTGGTGCAATTTTCAGCGTGGAGAGGGACGTCGCTACATCTACAAGTGCATTCTATTCGCAAGATTTCGGAGGGCTTGTGTCATGCAGCAAGGCAGTACCGGGACACGACTAGCCATCCACCGCGTTTTCCATATCCAGCAAGTGTGCAATGTTGCATCTGGTAGCCAGGGACGGCGATCACATCGCTGCTCCCCAACGGTGTTCATGGTGACGATACTCTGCATTGAGTTTCCACAAGTCTCAGCAcaattagactttgctaccACTGCATATCCTAGTGGCTAAATGGACCATTCGACAAAGATACGGTTCATTCTAGCGCACCTCGCTTTCCATGTGACATTAATTGAGGCTTTGGGCGAAAGATGTGCCGATTGGTCATGCAGTGGAATATGTCAACACATCTGCCGTGCCACGCGATCTCACCACGATAAACAATCTGAGCGGCAACAGGACAACGGAGAGTATCTCATCAATGTCGAAGAACGCAGCACTCTACAACTTACAGACAATATGGCTCTTCACGGCCAGCGACCACCTCACCTTCGTGCTACCAGAGTTCTTTATGGGTCTGTGCGGACTCCTCGCCAGAGATCTTATACCACGAACAAGAAATTTGGACATGACAACATTACTTCGATGCTCGCTCGAGATTTTTGCCTGGAACTGGTGTAACACCCTCATATTCACTCTCGCCAACCAAGGCAGCACGGAGGCTGTGCGAGAAGATGCTGCGAACAAACCATGGAGACCGATTGCCGCTGGAAGAATCTCAATAGAGAAAGCAAGAAACCTGTTGGCGACCCTCATCCCTATATTTGGAGCTCTCTGCCATCTTTACCTGGGAGGCTTTCAGGAAACCGCCATCTTGATATGCCTGACATGGATTTACAATGATCTGGGTGCATCGGACAAGAGCTTTCTCGTGCGAAATGCGGTCATTGCGGCAGCGTACTTCTTCTATGGAAAAGGTTCTCTAGAGGTCGCTACCAGACCCCTCGACGTACTTCTTCCGCACGCTACAATTCGATGGCTGTTCGTTGTCAGCGCTATCATTTTCTTCACAATGTCTGTGCAAGACCTGAAGGATCAATCTGGCGACAAGCTCAAAGGCCGGAAGACAGCACCTTTGATACTTGGTGAGAAAGTGTCAAGGTGGAGCATTGCACTTCCTATAGTACTCGCTTCTGGGGCGTGTTGTCAGTGGTGGAAATGTTCTTGGATCACCACGTGCTTATGCATTATGTTTGGGGTCATAGTGGCTAGTAGGGTGGTGGTATTGCGAGGATTTGAGGCTGACCGTTTGACATGGAAGCTTTGGGCCTTCTGGCTGCTTGGTATCTACGCCCTGCCGCTGGCTAGTGGGTCTTAACGAATGAGAGTTAGTTGTTGTCTAGAATGACACCCTCTTTGCAGGAGCCCTGACAGAGTCCCTCAATGTGATCTGCCTTCGATTAATCTTTCGAACGTTGCCGTCTTCGAATGGCTGCTCTGATTCTGTGGCTCGCCGATGTCAAGTCCAAAGCTGAATGTCGAGCTAGCAGAGCCTTTCCATCGTCATGACATAGCTTCGAGGCCTGCATGCATAGACTTTTGATCGCCTTGGTCCACGATGCTTCTGATCTGCATGCCGCTTTCCGCATAGAGTAAACACATACCAGACCCTCTTCTCGTGCAGTAGTGGACCACGTTGTTTTCGTCGATCGTGATGTGTTGTGGAATATCAGAAATGGCACCGGAGATCACACCGAGGCCACAGTGTTTGTTTTCGTCGAGATTCTAGCTGTATTGCTCTTTTGCACGGGAAATTTTGGTGACAACATCGCGAATCTCGAATATGGGTATCGTTGCCAATTATGCCACGGATCATCCATGGCTGGTCGCCATCTCAGCTGGCGCTGCGGTACATGTCACTGTTTTCATCAAGGGAGAATGGCACATGCAGGCCCCATGGCTGGCAACAATTCTCCTTGGCACGTTCGCAGCAGCGTTGACAACAGATCTGTATCGACCGCATTTCCATCCACTGTCCCTCTTCAGCATTGTTGCCACTTTCTACATTGGTCTCCTTACCAGCATTGTCATCTACAGACTATTCTTCCACAAGCTACATCGATTCCCTGGTCCATTCGGGGCCAAAATTTCAAAATTATGGCACACATTGCACTGCTTGGACTCACGGCAGCACATCTACCTCCACTCACTGCACAAGAAATATGGATCGATCGTTCGCACGGGCCCACGAGAACTCATGATCATTACTCCGGATATCTTCGAACTCTTGGATGATCCTCGAAATCAAAGCCACAAAACTGACTGGTACGATCTTTTACGGCCAGCAAAAGCTGTCATATCTGAGCGGGATCCTGCCATTCACaataagagaagaaagaTATGGGACAAAGCTCTCAATGCAGCATCACTGGCAGAATATAAGCCTCTTTTGAACAATCACGTTCAGAAATTATTGGATAACATCGACGAATCCTCGGCTGGAGGCAAACCAGTTCTTGCGAACGATGTCTTCTACTGGTTTGCGTTCGATGTAGTGTCTGAGCTGGCACTAGGCAAAACATTCGGTAtgcaagaagaaagaaagtGGCATCAGAGCACGTTGCATCTACGCAGCGGAATGGGACTGTTGGGCATCGCCTCATCGGTGCCGTGGCTGGCACGAGTGGCATTCGCATACGTACCCAACTTCCCCGTCATTAGGGATTGGTTCGCATTGCAAGACTTTTTGAAGGAAAAGATGACGGAGCGTGTCCATCGAGGTCTAGTCGGGAAGGATATTGCGGAGCACTTTATTGAGAGTGTGGGAGAGGAGAACAAGTGGACAGAAGAGGATTGGCAGTGGGTTCATGGCGATGGTATGAACGTTCTCATCGCGGGAAGGTAAGAGGATATCTCTTCGCACAACCTTGCAGTCAAGGAGTTTACTAATATATGCCCGGCAGCGAGACGACTGCTGCCACCATAACGTTTTTATTCTCGCAGCTGGCCAAGGACAAAGCGCTCGCAAACCGCCTGCATCGCTCGTTGGAACATACCGAGGCTACTGATCTCAAGGCTTTGCGTGAGAATGAACTGCTGAATGGCATCATTAATGAGACTTTACGACTGTATCCCGCTCTGCCAAGCGCAGCTTACCGGGAAACCCTCGAGGATGGTTTGAAAGTCGGAGACACCTGGATACCTGGCGGGACAAAGATCATAGCTCCACGCTATTCTGTTGCTAGATGTGAGTTCCAAACGTTCTTTCCCAGTAGACAACCCCCAATCTGACCACAATATTCGTAGTGGAAGCTGCATTTCCAGATGCGGAATCTTTCATTCCAGAGAGATGGATGGATAAGCCAGAGCTCGTTCCTTGGCCCAAAGCTTTCGCGCCCTTTGCAACCGGAAGGTATTCATGCGTGGGGCGACAATTAGCATTGAATGAGATTCGGATGACTACGGCATCAATTATACAGAAATACGCCGTGGCTTTAGCTCCAGGCGAAGACGGAGAAGCCGTCATTTCCGAGATGAAAGATCAGATGGCAGTCTTTCCTGGGCCGCTGAGATTGGCGTTCAGCAGAAGAGAGGACTAATAGAAGCATTACGGTCCAGTGCGGGGATAGCATCGATAGTAGCAGATATCTTAACAGAGCTTCAATAATGATATAAAGGCATACTCGCTGAGCGGACCTCAAACTCTTGCCATTGCGTTGCATCGAATCCCCGAACCATCTTCCTCAACAGCGACCGATCCGTCTTTCCAGATGCTGTCAATGGCCGCCTGTGAATCGGTATCCAATATCGAGGTACCATATAGTCAGGCAGTTCACCGTCTGACAACAATCTCTGCGTGAACGCCACCATTTCTTGTTTCTCAGCGACAGCCTCATTCCATCCCACCACCAAGTCTTCACTCTGAGAATGGCTCCGTGAGACCCTTGTCCCGCTCACGAACCCGATCACAATCTGACGACCTTCGTCAAACTCTGCGAAACAATCCAGTACTCCAGCCGGTCGGCATCGTTCCAGATGATAGTCAATCTCACCAAGCTCTATCCGCTCACCATGAAAATTCATCTGGTTATCGTTGCGCCCCAAGAATATAACACTGCCATCGTTCTGTTTACGGCCTAAATCGCCAGTTCTGTAAACCCGACCATGGGACCTGTCATCTTGCCATTTGGTCTGACCGAGAAAGGCTTTCGCTGTCTCTTCTTCCCGTCCAATGTATTCAGTAGCAAGAGCTCTGCTCTCTACAACGATCTCGCCTACATCGCCATCCTTGAGAAGTGTATCAGGACAACTAGGATCTGCAATCCAAAGCCGACAAGCGCCAAGAAGCGGATACCCAATATTCTGCGGACGGTCGCTCTTCGTGATCGGAGTCGTGATAGTCTGCAATATACAGGCTTCGGTAGCGCCCCACAGCTGATAAAACGATCTCGATTCGCAGGAAGCCCATTTCTCGATCGCATTACGGCCTAAGGGCTCTCCCATGACGCTCAGAACGCGAACTGTTGGAATCTCAGCTGGCTCCATCATATTCAGCATGGTAGGCGAGACGGTGGTATGTGTTATGCGAGATTTCGTCAATTCGGGTCCGATCTCCCCAGCAGATGGCAACATCATCTCTCCCTTATCAGTGAGACATATCATCGCACCGGTCGCCAAGCACATTCCTATCTCCATAACCGAGACGTCGAACACATATGGATGAAGCTGGCTCACCCGTGAAGTATCTTGGACGTTCAGATATCGTGCAAGTGTGGTGCTCATTGTGACTATTGCCTGCTGCGTCTGCACAATGCCTTTCGGTTTTCCAGTGGTGCCTGAAGTAAATGCAATAAACGCCGGATCTTCGGGTCTTGAAACTGCATTGATCACAGGCCGTGGCTCcgcatcgaagtcgatgtcCATCAACCTGATGATAGTGTATCCAGAGTCGTCGAGGTCCTTTCCGTATTGGTGATCTTGTACAATCACGAATCGAACCCGGGCCTCTCGGAACATAGTGGTCCTTCTCGGTTTTGCGTGGTATGGGTAGACAGGCACAACTGCTGCGCCTAATGTCATGCTTGCCAAAATTGCGACCACCGCCCAAGGTGATAGATCGAAACACATGCCCACTCTCTCACCAGGACCAACTCCAGTCTGCTGAAGCACATCAGCGACGACGGCGACATGTCGTTGCAGCTGAGAGTAAGTCCATTGGCGAACACAACTGTCGAGAGCAAGTTGCTTGGGACAGGCATTGCTTCGAGCAGCCAACAGATCCGGGAATGTCTTTGGGATCAGTACTAAGCCAGTCTCGTCTTCGTAAGAGCTCGATGTATCGCTGTCAAGTAAAATGGAGGCCATCTCAGGTGAGCTGTCCATGTTTTCGTGAAGTCAAGTCGCTTCCATAGTGCAAGCCTGGGAGGATAGCCTTCTCGTCATTGTGCTGCCATGATCTGCGGCCGCTAGTGGGATACCGTGAAGCAAGCTCAACAGGCCAAACTTTCATCGGTCAAGATAGACTTTGGTATTTGGTGGTACCGCGCAATGCGCTGATCAGCGCTTGTAGATCTTGTGTTTTCCGTTTTGGTCTAGCAAATGCCGCTTATGCACAACATATCTGATGTGCGCGGATGATGTGGACCATGCATGGTGTACCTCATTGTCGTGACCAACAGCTCAGCATGGCTGATTCCAGTTCACTTTACTCATACATCAAAGCACCCAGGCAGTTTCATGGCTTCGAGCTGCCAGCAAGTCCGGAGAGTCCTCGAGATTAGGCCCAAGCCACTCTCGTCTTCGTGCATGCCGGTCTGAACCTCAATATCGGAAAGCAAAGCCTTAGCTGTTCTTATGGCCACATAATTGTGTGAGATGTGAGGTCCCGCATTGCTTTTATACTGCAGTCCATGATGTGCATTCTTCGTATCTCGATGGACTTGCGAAAACTGGGAAGTAAGCAAGCCCAAGCTGTACGCTGCTCGATAAAAAtcagaactactactatgaGCTGACGTTAGAGTCTTTCTGTACTTGCGCGGTGCGTTGATAAATGCTTGAAGATCCTTGTGCTGTCCGTCTTGTGTATGGATCAACACAAGTACGTATATCATTAGTTCATGCGTATCATTAATCCTGGGCGACCTCTGCTTGTTGGGAGAAAAGCAGGTTGCCACTGTCGCATGAAACGACACTGTGTTCACTCGCTTGCCTCTGTCTTCAcgtatacctatatatcgACAATCATTAGACCATCTCTTCCTCTGAGCTTATCGGAAAAGTTGCTCATTGCGCCTCACTACCAGTAGACAGACAAAGTAGTTGTATGAGTCCAGGGATGTTACGTGTGCGTGTCAAAACCTTTGGTCAGTAAGGCATCGATGGATGCACAGATAGTAACAATAGGTACTTCTGCATGCGTGTCTCCGACACACAATATCCTCTGCGTGAACGTGGCTTGAAGCCTACAATGCGGACATGCTCGCATGCCATGTGAGCCAACTCAAAAAGGCAGATTTGCCACCCGACCTTCTGCAAAGGTAGCCAGAATCAATTTCCAGACGACGGTTTTAGACCACCGTGTTGTCAATGGTGCAGCATCAGTGGTGAGGGGACCTGCGGCTCGGGTGTGCTGACTTCTGATGATCGGTCCGTTGATGTGTCGAATCGCATCTGGCGTTGTTCTAGACCCACTCACGTGACAGAATATATAATTCACAGCCTTCTGTCGACAGGCTCCCCAATCTTGACAATGCTGCCTTGATCGCAGCCATGGTACAGCGTCTTGATCAGGCGAGGCTCAGGCTCTGCTCATCACTAGGCTTCTTGCTGATAAGCTGCTGTGTTGCCACTTTTTCAGTAAGTCAATTACTCTTGTACACTGCCAAGACTGGCACGAGGCTGGAACAAAGTCCAATGCGCTGATCGAGGTATACTCTAGGATATCATCGGTGCGACGATTCTCCCGCCCATCTTGCCATTTGCTCTGCCTGATCGAGCGAATGTGCCCAGTTCGCAAGGTAGCAGGCCACTCCTCTTCTGTGACTCTCGGCAGCTCATCTAACGTTGGAGGCGTGCAGTTGAGCTATGGGTCACAATTTTGCCAGCAATTCAGGCAGGGACTGTTGTGCTCTCGACACGTAGGTCATACTTTGGAGGTGCCATGTTCAACAAGGTCGCTAACACACTTGACATAGCCTTCGCAGGCTGGTATTCGGATCGTTGCCGATGCCGTAAGCCCTTgttcgtcgctgctgtcatcgTGCAGTCTGTTGGCGTGACTTGTCTCATCATTGGTAGTCATATTGCTCTATGGATTATCGGCCAAATGATCTTAGGGTTCGGCTCAGCAATGGTGTGGACGAACACCCTCGCTTTGATCGTTGATACGGTTCCAGAGGCGCAATTGGCAAGGTTCTTAGGGTACACAAGTTTGAGCCTATCGTTGGGCGTGTTTCTCGGCCCCGTGCTCGGAGGTGTTATGTACGAACACGCTGGAAACCATGGTGTCTGGAGCATGATGTATGGAATCTTCTCTCTGGACCTCATGCTGCGTGTTCTGCTGGTAGAACCGCAGTCCAAATTGAGAGAGAACACCGCGGACGCGGAAGACCACTCTCGGCCACCAAGAAAGCGTACGCAATTCGTGGCACCACTGCTGCTCAAGTCCGCGCGAATGTTGTCTGCTCTGTGGGCAACGTTCGCGCACGCAGCAGTCTTGGGATCTTTCGACGCGACTTTGACAGTCCATGTGAAGGAGCTTTTTGGTTGGAGCTCGCAGACGGCAGGGTTGCTCTTTATGGCTTTGGCACTGCCCGAATTTGCAAGCCCTTTGGTTGGTGCATGGGCTGACAGAGTTGGCGGAAAATGGATAGCCGCAACAGGATTTCTGCTCTCGCCTGTGGTCCTGGTCTGCTTCCGCTTTGTCGACGAGGACAACATATCGGACAAAGTATtgcttgctgcgctgctatCGTTACTGGACTGCCTTTTAGGCACCACAGTGCCCATATTCTGCGCAGAGACAGGACATGTAGTTATGGAGCTCGAGCGCAAGAATCCTGGAATATGCGGATCGAAAGGAGCCTTTGCCCAAGCACAGGGCTTGTGGTGGGCAGCTTATACCCTAGGGCTCACGATCGGTATCTTATGGGCTGGTTTTGTGCAGCGAGCAGCCGGATGGGCCACGATGGCTTGGAGCCTGGCGATACTGAGTGGCCTTACCACTATACCTGTAGTGATGTTTACTGGCGATAGGctcaaagaagaggaaacgCACTCGTCTTCTGGAGATGAAGAACAAATTCTGAAGTGTTGCGAGAAGTAGAAGTCGTGTTCAATGCAAAAGCTGAATCGTCGAAATCGGTGAACTCTTCTTCTGAGCAGTCAAGAATATCGTCAGAGGGTGACGATTAGGCCCTCCGCCCATGTCTTTTGTGATACTCCTGGAAGCTGCCTGTAAATAGGTCAGCCATAACATAGACCAGACTCCGAGCCATAGGATGGTCTGCCTGTAGACATGGGCTGTTAAGTCGGACTCATGATTTCAGCCGAAAGCCTCTGCATCCAGGCTGAGAGATTTTGAGATCGATGACACGTTCATCGCAGATATAGAGAAGATGGATATCGCCGTGATagtattgttgttgttgtctggAGTCCTCCTGCTCGCCCGAGGTTTAGGTCCCAGCCATCCGGCCGGCGATTCTTAACTCCGGTGCTCCGTGCATGAGCTATGGAATTGACAGTCGCCTAAACCCGTCCGAACGCGCATCACGGACATTTGTGTCCATCCTTCTCGCCCGTAGCAAACTGCATGGCGCTGACTACGCCAGGTACAGTATCGTCAGCCATCGAATCTCATTAACTTTCCATCGCGCTGCTCACCCTCTTTCGTTTCTTACCATGAGCTTCGTCCTTAGCCGATTCAGCAGATTCACGCCAGTGCAGAACAACAGACAGCTACTACAGTTCACCTCGCGACATCGACAGAGACAGATAATACAGCAATCCAGAAGATTCAAATCGACAGAAGCCATGGCGACAGTCGCCATCTCCGCGCCCTCGCGACCTTCGCCGCAGCCCGCCGATGCGAGTCTGAAGAAACATCATAATAAGAAGGGGAAAGGGTTCCTCAACCCATGGGATTCATGGGAAGATATGAATATGTGGGCGATATTTAAATGGGGTGTATTAGGAGGTCTCACGGGCGAGAGGAAGACAGTCGACACCACACCACCTACGGTCCCAGTCCATAAACCCACTTTCCTCCCCTCACGGGACACACAGAACCTCCGCGCGACGTGGCTGGGACACGCGTGCTATTATGTGGAGTTCGCAGGAGGACTTCGCGTTCTGTTTGATCCAGTTTTCACGCAGAGGTGCTCGCCATTTAGTTTCATGGGGCCGAAGCGGTATACGGACATGCCGTGCCAGATTGAGGATATTCCATACATTGATGTGGTGGTGATCAGTCATTGCCACTATGATCATTTGTCGTATCCCACGCTGCAAAAGATTGCGGAGAAGCATCGAGATGTGCAGTTCTTCGTGCCATTGGGAAACGCGCCTTGGTTTGAGAGGTGCGGGTTCAAGAATGTGACTGAGCTGGACTGGTGGGAGGAGAGAGAGGTGAAGATTACCCCAAATGTGGCCGGGGAACCCAATCGTGCGAGGGAAATGGAGGCGGTGATTTCTTGCTTGCCGTGTCAGCACATGTCAGCCAGGACAGCGTTTGACAAGGCGCATACACTCTGGGCTTCCTGGTCTGTGGAGTCGGGCGGCAAGAAAGTTTGGTTCGGCGGTGATACTGGATATCGTGCCGTGCCTCGATCGGCGAAGGACGAGTTCGATTATGGCGAGAAGTATGCCCATCTTCCTCACTGCCCGGCGTTCAAGGAGATCGGCGAGCATCGGGGACCATTCGACCTGGGCCTGATTCCGATTGGAGCTTACGACCCGCGATGGATCATGTCGCCTGTGCACGCCAACCCATATGATGCCGTAAACATCTTTGTGGATACCAAGTGCAAGCAGGCCATGGGAATTCATTGGGGCACTTGGGTTTTGACTGAAGAAGCAGTGCTGGATCCTCCCAAGGTTCTCAAAGAAGCCTTGAAATGGAAAGGTCTGGAGCAAGATGTCTTTGAAACCTGTGACATTGGCATTTCCAGGGAGTTCTAAGGTCTGGTCGCTTCAAAGGGTTGCAAGTTTCGAGCGGTAGC
It contains:
- a CDS encoding uncharacterized protein (SMCOG1002:AMP-dependent synthetase and ligase~antiSMASH:Cluster_15); the protein is MDSSPEMASILLDSDTSSSYEDETGLVLIPKTFPDLLAARSNACPKQLALDSCVRQWTYSQLQRHVAVVADVLQQTGVGPGERVGMCFDLSPWAVVAILASMTLGAAVVPVYPYHAKPRRTTMFREARVRFVIVQDHQYGKDLDDSGYTIIRLMDIDFDAEPRPVINAVSRPEDPAFIAFTSGTTGKPKGIVQTQQAIVTMSTTLARYLNVQDTSRVSQLHPYVFDVSVMEIGMCLATGAMICLTDKGEMMLPSAGEIGPELTKSRITHTTVSPTMLNMMEPAEIPTVRVLSVMGEPLGRNAIEKWASCESRSFYQLWGATEACILQTITTPITKSDRPQNIGYPLLGACRLWIADPSCPDTLLKDGDVGEIVVESRALATEYIGREEETAKAFLGQTKWQDDRSHGRVYRTGDLGRKQNDGSVIFLGRNDNQMNFHGERIELGEIDYHLERCRPAGVLDCFAEFDEGRQIVIGFVSGTRVSRSHSQSEDLVVGWNEAVAEKQEMVAFTQRLLSDGELPDYMVPRYWIPIHRRPLTASGKTDRSLLRKMVRGFDATQWQEFEVRSASMPLYHY
- a CDS encoding uncharacterized protein (SMCOG1106:major facilitator transporter~antiSMASH:Cluster_15), translating into MFNKVANTLDIAFAGWYSDRCRCRKPLFVAAVIVQSVGVTCLIIGSHIALWIIGQMILGFGSAMVWTNTLALIVDTVPEAQLARFLGYTSLSLSLGVFLGPVLGGVMYEHAGNHGVWSMMYGIFSLDLMLRVLLVEPQSKLRENTADAEDHSRPPRKRTQFVAPLLLKSARMLSALWATFAHAAVLGSFDATLTVHVKELFGWSSQTAGLLFMALALPEFASPLVGAWADRVGGKWIAATGFLLSPVVLVCFRFVDEDNISDKVLLAALLSLLDCLLGTTVPIFCAETGHVVMELERKNPGICGSKGAFAQAQGLWWAAYTLGLTIGILWAGFVQRAAGWATMAWSLAILSGLTTIPVVMFTGDRLKEEETHSSSGDEEQILKCCEK
- a CDS encoding uncharacterized protein (antiSMASH:Cluster_15) — its product is MATVAISAPSRPSPQPADASLKKHHNKKGKGFLNPWDSWEDMNMWAIFKWGVLGGLTGERKTVDTTPPTVPVHKPTFLPSRDTQNLRATWLGHACYYVEFAGGLRVLFDPVFTQRCSPFSFMGPKRYTDMPCQIEDIPYIDVVVISHCHYDHLSYPTLQKIAEKHRDVQFFVPLGNAPWFERCGFKNVTELDWWEEREVKITPNVAGEPNRAREMEAVISCLPCQHMSARTAFDKAHTLWASWSVESGGKKVWFGGDTGYRAVPRSAKDEFDYGEKYAHLPHCPAFKEIGEHRGPFDLGLIPIGAYDPRWIMSPVHANPYDAVNIFVDTKCKQAMGIHWGTWVLTEEAVLDPPKVLKEALKWKGLEQDVFETCDIGISREF